In Cololabis saira isolate AMF1-May2022 chromosome 14, fColSai1.1, whole genome shotgun sequence, a single genomic region encodes these proteins:
- the si:dkey-71d15.2 gene encoding SH3 domain-containing kinase-binding protein 1, whose protein sequence is MEEERNENRSEAINSSSHQENTQEASRTISAMQAVEANSVPTQSLPSLLPEVLSAVLHPDVPPGPTSDPPGPPQAPPGPTSALQPSRDPDKNAPPNLKRLQTELRDLRDQLEQMKSQHNKEIKLLMNELDEEKRIRLTLQMEIQRIKKHMSK, encoded by the exons atggaggaagaaagaaatgaaaaccGGAGTGAAGCAATAAATTCTTCATCACACCAGGAAAATACTCAAGAAGCAAGTAGAACTATTTCTGCTATGcaa GCTGTAGAAGCCAACAGTGTACCCACGCAGTCTCTCCCCTCTCTGCTGCCAGAGGTTCTCTCTGCTGTTCTGCATCCAGATGTGCCCCCAGGTCCCACCTCggacccccccggccccccccagGCCCCCCCAGGTCCCACCTCGGCCCTGCAACCAAGTAGAGACCCTGACAAAAACGCCCCCCCAAACTTGAAGCGACTGCAGACGGAGCTGAGAGACCTGAGGGACCAGTTAGAGCAGATGAAGAGTCAGCACAA TAAAGAAATTAAGCTGCTAATGAATGAGCTTGATGAAGAGAAGAGAATTCGCTTAACTTTACAG ATGGAAATTCAACGGATCAAGAAGCACATGTCCAAATGA